The region CGTGGTTGTAGGTTGGTCGATGAAAAGCATGTTGCTTGCGTTGCTCCACGAGTAGGGGTTATTGAAAGGCTTCATGTCGGGGCCAATACCACACGGTCCTAGTTCTTGGAAAAGTCCAATCATGGAACTGGATCCAGGTCCTCCATTGATCCAAACCTGTGCGCTGTCAGTAAAGGTCAATTGAACTTTGCGGTTTACGTACAGTCAACGGAGCATCCGTCGGGTCCTGGTTGCGCGCCTCGAAGAACCACCAAAAGATATGTTCGTCTTCAGAAACATCTGCGTATCCCGAGTAGCTCTTTACGCTTGGGTCTAGCTCACAGATGCCAGTAGGCACCTCCTTGTAGCGTACGCTAATGTTTGCATAACCTTCCTTGGTGATCAGATCTGTAGGTGCGGGTACAAACTGCGCAAGAGCCCCAGCTGCCAACAAAGGCGCGGCGACGAGCTTAATCGCGCTCTTCATTGTGTGAGTAGCAATACAAACGTCTCTTCTGCTCTGACTTGACGGTTTGTGCAGCAATTAGGACGAGCAGATTGCTGTAAAATTGCCCGACCCAAGAAGTTGAGTAAAGGTGAGGAGGTGAGCAAAAATCGAGAGCAGAGCACTTGCCCTTTTGACAAACCGCCATTCATTTTCGAAGCTTATGCACGTCACCAGAATTAGAGCAACGAATGCGATAGCCAGCGCTGGACCTGCCTGTGTAGGCTAAGCAATCGCTCCTCTCGGTCGGTAACTCGGACGGTGGCTCAGGCCTTCGGTTATTCATTGCTCGGACTAGCGACGTCATGGTATAGCCAGAGAGCCGTTTTTCTGGGAGCGGGCTGCCGGTGTGGTACCTTATTGGCGTCGAGCGAACTTCCTTTACTGTGGATCGATGCCTTGGCCAGTTTACTAGACGAGCCTCGGGGCAACTCCAGCGCATGGCCAACTTCATGCACGTCATTCTGAGCATTGAAATCGAGAGAAACTGTCCCCACACTGCTTGTTCTAAGCATACGGCGGAAGTCTTGGTAGAGGCTTGTGCAAGCTTAATGGCCGTTCTAGCGATAGCTGCTAGTTGAGCTATAGCTAATCGGGAAGGTGGTAATGATAGGGCAGGTATCACGGCATTGCCCTGCCATTGCATGGAGGACCGGGATAGCTCATGCCCTGCTGTGACATGATTGCTGCTGTCTGCCGTGCAAAGATCTGTAGGTGTAGTGTGGTTTCTTTCTTTTGGTGTTAGACACACGATACGCCGCGGCCAACACAATTGTAGTTGGATCTTCCAATATGGTCATTGTCATGGTGCAAAACCGCCAATACAATAATCAATGTTCCTGATCCTTAATGATACGAGCGTTATATAGACGCATGTAGTGCTCATAGAGTAAGCACATAAGGTAAGCACATAAGGTAAGCAGCGGGCTTGGCAAAAATCGTACCGTCACTAACCAAAGCAAGCAGGCAATTGGACTTTCAGGATTTGATAATTTATTCATTGTGTGCCTGAAGGCTGTCATTGGAATCGTTCAGTATCCATCACTGCATGTGCATTCGTAAACCCCCACAACGCCCCTTACTCCATTCCGGGTACCGTGCGACCAAGGCTCACATTCGGCTATAGCACTGTGCCAAATCCAAATGTGGTCTTGATGCTGCGAACATAGTACTGATCCCAATTGGTCTTTGTAGGCTCCTCCTGACCGACTGGGACACCCTTCCACTCAACCCTCATGACCGTCACGGCATCAACATCATTCTGGTCGAACCATATTGATAGTGTCGAGTAGTGACCCGCCGGCCATTGCGCCAGTCGCCATTTCTGGACGATGTGCGTAGGCTCCTGGAGCTCGGTAAACTCCCCGCTGACGTTTCCGCCAAAGAGCTCGAATGTACCTCCGGGTTTTGCGCCGGTAAAGTTCTTCGGTGGTGCTCGTGTAAATGCGGCAAGGCGCTGAGGGTCCGTGAAGGTCTGATACAAATTGGCTGCGTCTGTGCGGAATTCTGTGCTGTCGGTGATTGTGGTTACGTTGACAACCGCACCAGAGCTGCTCTGCTGGGAGCCCGACGTTTCCGCCTTGGAGCCAGTAGACTTGTTCACGCTCGAGCTCGAGTACACCTTGGGAGCAGTGAAGCCGCTACCAGGATTGGTGCCTGGCGCGTGCTGAATGTCCTTTCCGTGTTCCGCCATGACCGCTGGCGCTAGCTTTCCAAAGCTTGTGCGCAATTGCGGTAGGATCTTGGATCGTACTAGGTCCTTGACAGGCTGTTTACTGCTGTCGTCGGAGTAGACATCTACCTCAAACTACAAATCGTCAGAAACCACCCCGAGAATAATGTAGAAAATGACAAAGGGTGTGAGCGAAGGGAACATACGACATACTCGTCTTCCTCCGTGTCGTGAGCGACTTCCGGGACGGTAATCGTGCCGCTGGCCTCCTCGCCCTCTTTGTTCTTGCCTGCCGACCGAATCAGCTCGCCCAAGAGTGCAAACGAGAGGAAGACATACCTGAGTATTCCAGCTTCAGCCTCACATCAAAAATGGTAATGACCTTGCCCTTGCGCTGGCTGACGTCCACATCTCCGTCCATGCTCACGACCTTGTCAATCTTCGCTGTGACGCCATCTTGCTCAGCAGATATTTGCGTGAGCTCCTTGTCAAGATACTCGCGCGTCCATCCTGACACATCTTTGTTCACCCAATGCCAGTTGTTCGGGTTGTGGAGGACCATGGCGATAGTGGTGAGCGGGGTGTGCGCTCGGTCTCAATTGGTTATTCTGTCATGAGCTTGTCAGCCATGTTCCTCTACAATGCTCGAACATATGTGTAGAAAGAGATATTGTCAGAAGGCGACTTAAAAGTCTAAGCAGCTGATCCGCATGCAAAGAGTACAAGTCTTCTCAGACTGGTGCCAGCTTGTGTCTCATCATTCAAAGGTAGGTGGGGAACAAGTGCAATACTTACACAAAATGTACTTGCTGGAGCTGAAGCTGGACGCAAAGCTCACAAATTCAAAGGTCGTGTTTGAAGAATAGAAGCTGTCAAAGCGGATTATGTACGTAGAGGGGAACATGAGGCAGAAGTTTCTGGAACTGAGATGGCATAGCGCGCTAATCTCGGGCCGGCAGTTGTGCCGCCCTTCTCCCATTGGCTTCTCGCTTAGCACGAACTCCATCCCCAACCCCTTCCTTTCTGTGTACCGTCAGATCCGGCCTCCGCTACTTGACACACGAAAGCAAAACGACCTCCTTCGCTTGCTACCGTGTAATATGTTTGGAGAAATTTTCCAATAAATGTCAAACAGGCTTGGCCTGAGCCTCTCTATCGATACCGCTCTAAATGTTCCTGGCAATGGGGTATTTTGTGCGACTACAATCACAACTGGGACTGAGACCCTTGAATAATGCGCTGATCTACACGGAGCAGCAAGACCCCAGATATCAGAGTTTCTTCAACACCCCACCACCCAGGCGGAGAGCCCTAGGGCTTACTCAACCCTTGAGCATACTTGGTTTCTATTCGAGTACCAGCGTCGTAGGCAAGGGTACGgaggtgcctttcaaaagtttTGTCTGACGCTAATCTTAACGCTTCGGCACGACTCTTCTTGGCGTAACTCCTACCTTCGAGCTGAGCTGTTAATTAGTCTACGTACTAGATATCTTCTTACTATAGCTCCCTATACTAATTTATATACCCGCACCTTAGTCGTAGCGTTAAAGTCACCTGCTATTAGCAAGACTACGTCATAAGTCTCTAGGCTAACTAGTATCTATCCTTGTATAGTTAATTGTATCTACAGTAGAGCTATTGCTGCTAGTTTTAAGGTAAACGTCCTCCCTCTTAAGATCCTCCTATAGCATGTTTAGGACGCTCCTCGCTCTAGTAGACCTGATAAGCAGATAGAGGAGGTGAAGGAGTAGATGTCCTAACAAGTACGACGCGATAAATACAGGCGAGAGAAGACCTGCGCTAACGTTACTGGTGGGCTTAGTCTCTAAGGAGTTAAGATCTTTGCCTCTACCGTCTAGAGGGTGCTGAGAGAAGCAGGATACAGGAAGACTAAGCTAACGAGGAAGCCTAGGTTAACATAGGAGATGAGGAGTGCTCGTCTTAGGTAGGCGATTAAACACAAGGATTAGATGTTAGAGAACTAGAAGAATGTTATCTAGACAGATGAGACGTCTATAGTGATTAACTACAGACGTGGGGGCTATAGGATCTAGAGAAAGGTAGATAAGTGTCACGGTAACCACCGTGGTCCCCTTGACACTCCTGCCTCTGACCCATGCGCTCCTGCTCTTAACCCGTACGCTCCTGTCGCAACAGCGCAATGTACTATCCTCGACAGTATGCTACTGCCTCGACATCTGTATGACGTCACACAAGCTTCCTTCCGCTATATATCTTTCTCTGGTGGAATTCTCCACTTCTTTTCTTCACGCAACGTCTTGTATTTACACTTGAGTACTGTACCTAGCACACAAATCAAACTTCATAAGTTCTGAGATTACTGCTCGTTGCCTCTCGTGACAATAAGAGAGTAGTTAAGAGCTGTATCCGTTAGAGGTGGAAAGAGTACTTTAAGTTTAATGTTTTGGGGCTGCTTCTCTTATGATAGGAAGGACGCCTGCTATGTCTATCTACCTGAGACAAAGGCAGAGAGAGAGGATGCTGCCCGGAAGATTGAGCAGCTGAACGCTGAGCTTGAGCCTCTACAGCAAGAGGAGTGGGAGCTGTCTGCATCTATAAGAAGGATAGGGCTACGCAATAAGCCTGGTAGGAAGCCTTAGTGGAGGTGGACAGAGAGAACGGGTAAGCTGGTGCGTACGTCTGGAGGTGGCGTGGACTGGTAGAGATATCAAACCTGCGTTTTACTCCTAAAGCTACTTCCTTTCGCTAAGGACTGTCTCCAAAGTAGGCCTTATATAGTAGTAATAGAGGATAAGGCACCTACGCACGCCTACTAGTATTAGAACATAGTCTATAGCCTCTATAACGTTAAGAGACTGTAAGGGTCTCACATAGgtcaggtatttgaaactgtgttgaattacaaagtaattgcagtgcagagcttgtaagaagctctgcgcggaatatatctaagtgggggtgtgcatgggccaccaaacaggtggctcgtgcgcgaacatcaaaacaacgctaaggcatctggcaggtggcctgtgcggggcaacggcccaaaaccatcacagAGACTACTATAGTGTGGTAACTCGCCAGACTCTAACTATATCGAGCTATGCTAGTTCTATATAAAGAGAGAGACTACGAAGAAAGGAGCCCCGCAGTTAAGAACAGAGGCAGTTAGAGTCTGGCAGGACTACTAGAGAGACCCCTCTCAGCTTAAGATCCAAGCTTGGATTGAGCGAATTCTTATATATATCCTAAAGATAATTAAACTACAAGGTAGCAATAAGTATATCGAGAGGAGAGATAAGCCTCGAGTAAGGCGGCTATACTTCGGCTGAATTATTCTTGGTAGACAaaacttttgaaaggcacctcCGTACTCCCAACCCCCTATTCTACAACGAACGACTCACGTCCGCTGTTGTTCTAATTAGGGGGCAATTGGGCATGGATTACACTCCAACCGATAATCTATTCCGCAAGAAGATGCGACCCCTCCACGATGAAACCGAAGCCGAATATAATTAAATTGTCTCCTGTTATGTTGTGCAATCATGAATACCTTTCGACTTTGCTTCCACCAGCTACATTCCCAGATTGAATTTCTATATTAGCGCATGTGCCGATTGCTCTCCACGTGAACACATACTTGCTCCGGCAAGCTGAACTGTCGCGTTCTGGAACTACGAGTATTGTAACTCACATAGGATTATCCTGTCACATTTGCTAGCACCCAGTACGTTTTCTCGTGTTTATTCGCCACCTTAAGCGGCGCCGTGCTTTCGCAACCCCTTCAAATAGCACATATGTCCATCTGTCAACAATCACTGTTGTGATCTGTGCACAAGACAATGGGCATATCTGATCGTGTCTTGTGCTTGTCTCTACAGAGTTCCAGAGCTTACAAACGTTGTTTCATAATGGCCACTTGTTTCACTTGAATTACTGCTCTCGCCAATCTTTGGCGGGTTTATTTATCTGTTAAAAACGTTACGCAAAAAGACGTCTTTTGCACACAAGCTGATCTATCCGACAGTATGCCTGTATAGCACAATTCACCTCACACAGTTGCCATAGGGTCCCTCACTTCTGATCATACCGATCATCTGCTGCTGAGTATAGGAGTTATGAGAGTAGTTCCCATTGTTAGCCCCGGTCGGGTTCAGAAGAGTATGCGAAACCCAAGGAAACGACCAGGTAAGCCCATAGTTTGTGTATACTTAAAGGTGGGCACTAATAAGTGCAGCGCCCGATCATCTGCATCCTCCTCCGCAACCCTGCAAGAAGGCATCGCCCGAACGGAGTATTGATCCCGAGATAAAAGGACGCATAGACCAGAGAATAAGCGAATACAACACTCGAATCAAAACGGACCCTCAGAGTGAGCACTATCATCACGATCCCCGAGAAGAGTCTTCGCCTGGTGCAGAAGCCTACAAGCCCGAATTCAAAATTACTGAAGAGGGCTGCTTGCAGATTCTACGGAAGCTTATCACAATCGTGAAGCAAGATGAACACTCTGAGCTAGCCGTGGGACTTCAATCAAGGACACAAGAGGCTCTGCATAATTACCGAGGTATTTCCGAGAACGTAGCAGTTGTGGGCAAGACGGGACAAGGAAAATCAAGCTTGATAGAAGCCCTGCTAGGCGTGCCCGTGATCACGAAAATAGTACAGAGCAGTCCCCAAAAGCTCTTACTTGGTAGTTTCTAATACACTCTCAGGGATCCAGTGGCGAAGCTGTTACCCGTGTACTGATCATATACTCATCCATGCGCGCGGACTCGGTAGCAAAATACGAAGCGAGGGTGCAATTGTGCGATATAGCAACTATCCGCGATTCCTTACGCCTACATATCGCCAACATCATATCAAGCCTGGACAAATACGACAGTGTATACACCATAAATGATGGGGACCAAGAAGATCAGGATATGACCGTACTTGCAGACCATAGAGATCAAGGAGACGAGAGTATGGCAGCACTCAAAGGCTTGTTTCGCAGTCAGCCAGATTTTGCGACTGATGAAGCAATTTCCTCCTTCATGGGGTTTGAGAACTCCAGCTCCCCCAAGTCCACCAAATCGGAAGATGAGATTTATAACCAATGTATCGCATGGGCCCAGGATTCATGCAAAGAGGTTACCACAAAAACCAAACACGGAATATTTGCGGCCAAGGTTGAGGACCTTTGGGCTCAACTCGCACCATACGCAGACTTTAACGAACAAGATTTCCAGGCCAACTCACCATTGTCATTCAATCCCTCGTTGCTGGTGGACAGAATCGAGATTATTGGGGATTTTCGACTGAAGCTCTCAATCGGCGATTGCCCGGGGCTCGGTGATATCAACAAAGATCGTGAAACCAAGGCAAACAGGTACCTACGAGAATCCCAAGCAGTCGTTGTCGTCGAAGAGATTAGTCGGGCAGCCGACAGCCAGTTTCTTGCGGATTTCTTGGATCAGTGTCATAAAAGAAGGCCACACCAACTTGTCATCGTCGCACTGAGTAAAAGCGAAGCAAATCTTAATGTCAAGAATCGCATGAATGTGGCCTTCACGGCTCACGAGCGGAGAGCACTCGATAATCTGGCCGTCTGGAAACAAGAGATCAtaaaggagaagaaggctcTCGGTGCGTGAGATCGTAGCGGACGTGACAAATTCAACAACATTATTATTTTCATCGAACTGAAGGAAATCGAGATTGTATCTCGAGAACGCGGTCGTCGCGTTGGCGAAAAACTAATGCGCAAGTACTCGCAGCCCGATAAGAAGCTGTTGGTCCTCTCGGTCTCCGCCATGGACTATATGCTACATATCGAAGGGTATGACAAGAACGATAAACCTGAACTTCTTCTATCCGTCGAGTCGACAAACATTCCTGAGCTGGTCAGGAAATTTGCTGACAATCCGAAATACCGACTAGAGACGAGCCTGGTACAGCTTCAAAAGCAGACACTACCAGATCTTCTCGATCATGTCGACTTCTTGTGTAGTATCACGGAAGCCAAAGCCCATGATACCGTCACATTCGACTTTGACTTGCATGAGGACCGTTTCCGAAAGCAGCTCTACAGTCTTCTAGATGACTTCGAGGTGAAACTCATCAATCAAATGGCTAAAGCTATCAGCGGCTATATCCCAACATGGAATTTGAAGGCTAGGAACCTAATTCAAGGGTGGCGGAAGTTGCACGGTACGACTATGAAGGCATTTTTGAGGAAAAAAGGAGAGCATCAGACCAAGAAGTCGAATGGGCCCAGTTGGAACGCCAGCCTCCTTAGTGGGCCGCAAAAGGACCTCGATCCAGTCTGGAACAGCATCGACAAGAAGACCAAAGATTTTGTGGAACAGCGGAAGAAGCTCGTCGCAGGAGAGATAGAGTTTCTTATGAACGGCCTGCGCAATTCTATCAAGGGCGTTGACAGCAAGGCATTCAAGAAAAACCTAGAGAACAAAGGGCCCGCATTGCAGCAAGCGTTTGACACGATTGAGTCGGCGATCCGGAGTGGCCTGAAACAACAGAAAGGACGCCTTCTTGAAGACAGCAACGGCGACTACTTCCGCGGTAGAATGTC is a window of Pyrenophora tritici-repentis strain M4 chromosome 2, whole genome shotgun sequence DNA encoding:
- a CDS encoding Activator HSP90 ATPase, which gives rise to MVLHNPNNWHWVNKDVSGWTREYLDKELTQISAEQDGVTAKIDKVVSMDGDVDVSQRKGKVITIFDVRLKLEYSGKNKEGEEASGTITVPEVAHDTEEDEYVFEVDVYSDDSSKQPVKDLVRSKILPQLRTSFGKLAPAVMAEHGKDIQHAPGTNPGSGFTAPKVYSSSSVNKSTGSKAETSGSQQSSSGAVVNVTTITDSTEFRTDAANLYQTFTDPQRLAAFTRAPPKNFTGAKPGGTFELFGGNVSGEFTELQEPTHIVQKWRLAQWPAGHYSTLSIWFDQNDVDAVTVMRVEWKGVPVGQEEPTKTNWDQYYVRSIKTTFGFGTVL
- a CDS encoding Dynamin-N domain containing protein, with amino-acid sequence MRVVPIVSPGRVQKSMRNPRKRPAPDHLHPPPQPCKKASPERSIDPEIKGRIDQRISEYNTRIKTDPQSEHYHHDPREESSPGAEAYKPEFKITEEGCLQILRKLITIVKQDEHSELAVGLQSRTQEALHNYRGISENVAVVGKTGQGKSSLIEALLGVPVITKIGSSGEAVTRVLIIYSSMRADSVAKYEARVQLCDIATIRDSLRLHIANIISSLDKYDSVYTINDGDQEDQDMTVLADHRDQGDESMAALKGLFRSQPDFATDEAISSFMGFENSSSPKSTKSEDEIYNQCIAWAQDSCKEVTTKTKHGIFAAKVEDLWAQLAPYADFNEQDFQANSPLSFNPSLLVDRIEIIGDFRLKLSIGDCPGLGDINKDRETKANRYLRESQAVVVVEEISRAADSQFLADFLDQCHKRRPHQLVIVALSKSEANLNVKNRMNVAFTAHERRALDNLAVWKQEIIKEKKALGA